In a single window of the Tautonia rosea genome:
- a CDS encoding CARDB domain-containing protein encodes MKFRTRHLTPWLAALLAATAFGPTTHAQAQERSQDGQTSSNVDLYYPTGAQSSSLLMIRANAPGEVRVGQPFEYELTVRNLTDSLTLEDVRISHEKTGDVSIEGTQKQQQGQQDQQNQKGQQDQTQGNDDSTVSIGELKPGETQTIRVKAVAEAEGTAGVCFRVSYTPTVCLVTRFVKPDLEVTKAVPEVADICQPLRFRYTVSNPGSADVRGVVVTDELPEGLVLANGERTLRHEVGDLRAGETREFNADIRAKQLGQFSSRAVARTDNDLEAQSQRSSTRIVAADLTARIEGPEVQYTNQPSTYRVTVRNEGDGPAIDTSLEVTLDERTRLVRTSRTSLNSVAPDQDDNMLRWEIGRLEPGEETAVSFSVNLSQVPQGYGDRDRSGDDQSGDAEAMTLRHVAVASSLCAADNQPEEVRQRAAAQTVAQAEILTLPALLLALVDRNDQVPQGENVEYVVTVVNQGTGHDDDVEITVTLPEGLEYVDAQGPTDANTDGQKVRFGAVETIAPGEELRWVVTAKANTSGQISTRVDLDSSFLSTTAISVEPTTILGSGTSPRESAPDNTQSGNSSKNSKNNKN; translated from the coding sequence ATGAAATTTCGAACTCGACATCTGACACCCTGGCTGGCCGCCCTGCTTGCGGCGACCGCATTTGGCCCAACCACGCACGCTCAGGCACAAGAGCGCTCTCAGGATGGACAGACATCGAGCAATGTCGACCTGTATTATCCAACCGGAGCGCAGTCGAGCAGCCTATTGATGATCAGGGCAAACGCCCCCGGCGAAGTCCGCGTGGGGCAGCCCTTCGAATATGAGCTGACCGTCCGGAACCTGACCGACAGTCTGACGCTTGAAGATGTTCGCATCTCGCACGAGAAGACGGGCGACGTCTCCATCGAAGGCACCCAGAAACAGCAGCAGGGCCAGCAGGACCAGCAGAACCAGAAAGGCCAGCAGGACCAGACGCAAGGCAATGACGACAGCACCGTCAGCATCGGTGAGCTGAAGCCGGGAGAAACGCAGACGATCCGGGTCAAGGCCGTCGCCGAGGCGGAAGGGACGGCCGGGGTTTGCTTCCGCGTCTCCTACACGCCGACGGTCTGCCTGGTGACCCGGTTTGTCAAACCGGACCTCGAAGTGACCAAGGCGGTTCCCGAGGTTGCGGATATTTGCCAACCGTTGCGCTTCCGGTACACGGTCAGCAACCCCGGTTCGGCTGATGTGCGCGGCGTGGTCGTGACCGACGAGCTGCCCGAAGGCCTGGTTCTGGCCAACGGTGAGCGGACCCTGCGTCATGAGGTCGGCGACCTGAGAGCCGGTGAAACCAGGGAATTCAATGCCGACATTCGGGCCAAGCAGCTCGGCCAGTTCAGTAGCCGGGCCGTCGCCAGGACAGACAACGACCTGGAAGCCCAGTCGCAGCGCTCGTCCACCCGGATCGTCGCTGCCGACCTGACCGCGCGCATCGAAGGTCCGGAGGTTCAGTACACGAACCAGCCGAGCACCTATCGCGTCACCGTCCGCAACGAAGGAGACGGCCCGGCCATCGACACGAGCCTTGAGGTCACCCTCGACGAGCGCACCCGGCTTGTCCGCACCAGCCGGACCAGCCTGAACAGCGTTGCGCCCGACCAGGACGACAACATGCTTCGATGGGAAATCGGCCGGCTCGAACCGGGTGAGGAAACCGCTGTGAGCTTCAGCGTGAACCTATCGCAAGTCCCGCAGGGCTATGGCGATCGCGATCGGAGTGGTGATGACCAGAGTGGTGACGCCGAGGCCATGACCCTCCGCCACGTTGCCGTCGCCTCGTCGCTTTGCGCAGCCGATAATCAGCCGGAAGAGGTTCGCCAGCGAGCCGCGGCCCAGACCGTCGCTCAGGCCGAGATCCTGACGCTGCCGGCCCTGCTGCTTGCTCTGGTCGATCGCAATGACCAGGTCCCGCAGGGGGAGAATGTCGAGTACGTCGTGACGGTCGTCAACCAGGGGACCGGCCATGATGACGACGTTGAGATCACCGTCACCCTGCCCGAAGGCCTGGAATATGTCGATGCTCAGGGCCCGACCGACGCCAACACCGACGGTCAGAAGGTCCGCTTTGGCGCGGTTGAGACCATCGCTCCGGGCGAGGAACTGCGCTGGGTCGTGACGGCCAAGGCCAACACGTCCGGCCAGATCAGCACCCGGGTCGATCTGGACAGCTCGTTCCTGTCGACCACCGCCATTTCGGTTGAGCCGACCACCATCCTCGGCTCCGGCACCAGCCCCCGAGAGTCGGCCCCGGACAACACCCAGTCGGGCAACTCGTCGAAGAACAGCAAGAACAACAAGAACTAA
- a CDS encoding YegS/Rv2252/BmrU family lipid kinase, which translates to MSWLAIHWNDDQQEAATTVLQRAEGLLAKFPVKAAADVADELERIGFETVERVEELRALIEGPDSDPPVALLLFEDRAIGGGGEVDALIRDCLARNIALALNPATAEAVFEALRAKRRAVMIFNPISGSGNAEKEHARILELLEPSMMLDVKETTPEVDAGSLAREALKAGVDLVIAAGGDGTVSEVAEVLTGTDIPLAIIPRGTANALAVALFGPQLYLDPIGRSCEAILDGVTRTIDTVKCGDHQMLLLAGIGVESGMVERAERDLKARFGVLAYLVGGWEQIKAQEEFDVELECDGKRHRFRSGSVVVANAAPPSSVFAQGSGTPIYDDGMLDVTTLVDVKTPWEAVQTIMQLFQAGLTQQAPEERVITMRAAKVRVETNPPQTVAIDGELVGQTPVEFEVVPASLKVIVPKHDDRRQPE; encoded by the coding sequence ATGAGCTGGCTCGCGATTCACTGGAACGATGATCAGCAGGAGGCGGCAACGACCGTGCTGCAACGCGCCGAGGGCTTGCTCGCGAAGTTCCCGGTGAAGGCGGCCGCAGACGTGGCCGATGAGCTGGAGCGGATCGGGTTCGAAACGGTCGAACGCGTGGAGGAATTACGAGCCCTGATCGAAGGCCCCGACTCCGATCCGCCTGTGGCGCTCCTGCTGTTCGAGGACCGGGCGATCGGCGGAGGGGGAGAGGTTGATGCCTTGATTCGGGACTGCCTGGCCCGGAACATCGCCCTGGCCCTGAACCCGGCCACGGCCGAGGCCGTGTTCGAGGCGCTGCGGGCCAAACGGCGGGCCGTGATGATCTTCAACCCGATCTCCGGTTCCGGCAACGCCGAGAAAGAGCACGCGAGGATTCTCGAGCTGCTCGAACCGTCGATGATGCTCGACGTGAAGGAGACGACGCCCGAGGTCGATGCCGGCTCGCTGGCCCGAGAGGCGCTGAAGGCGGGGGTCGATCTGGTGATCGCCGCCGGGGGAGACGGAACCGTCTCCGAGGTGGCCGAGGTGCTGACCGGAACCGATATTCCCCTGGCGATCATTCCGCGAGGGACCGCCAATGCCCTGGCGGTTGCCTTGTTCGGGCCGCAACTGTATCTGGACCCGATCGGCAGGAGCTGCGAGGCGATCCTTGACGGCGTGACGCGGACGATCGACACCGTGAAATGCGGCGATCATCAAATGCTCCTGCTCGCGGGAATCGGGGTCGAGTCGGGGATGGTCGAGCGGGCCGAGCGCGACCTGAAGGCACGCTTTGGAGTGCTGGCGTATCTGGTCGGCGGTTGGGAGCAAATCAAGGCACAAGAAGAATTTGACGTGGAGCTGGAGTGCGACGGCAAGCGGCATCGGTTCCGGAGCGGGAGCGTGGTGGTGGCCAACGCGGCCCCTCCCAGCTCGGTCTTCGCCCAGGGGAGCGGCACGCCGATCTATGACGACGGAATGCTCGACGTCACCACGCTTGTGGATGTGAAAACCCCCTGGGAAGCCGTGCAAACGATCATGCAACTGTTCCAGGCGGGCTTGACCCAACAGGCTCCCGAGGAGCGGGTCATCACCATGCGGGCCGCCAAGGTGCGGGTCGAAACGAATCCGCCGCAGACGGTCGCCATTGACGGTGAACTGGTGGGGCAGACCCCCGTCGAGTTCGAGGTGGTGCCGGCCTCGCTCAAGGTCATCGTCCCGAAGCATGACGATCGGCGGCAGCCGGAGTGA
- the thiD gene encoding bifunctional hydroxymethylpyrimidine kinase/phosphomethylpyrimidine kinase — MPITSDGSGGTVRSLVATRSSGYDRRRGSGAPRSAVIRVARRGIAKGKGVMVMHDQIVCLSIAGSDPSGGAGIQADLKTFAALGVYGAAAITALTAQNTTGVQGVDLIDPAFVAQQAESVFDDLPVAAVKTGMLGTVAIIDAVADVIEMARDRFPTLLVVVDPVMVARGGDPLLDPQAVMRLRDRLLPLANLVTPNRHEASLLTGSGPIETAEDLRRVATSLFELVDRRPVLVKGGQVLRGALDLLIDANGSEFPLTIAGAPITTRSTHGSGCTLAAAITALLARGHSLRDACSAAKQFVFGAIEHAPRLGRGHGPLNHLWLSRIEEQAGGRTSYEGG, encoded by the coding sequence GTGCCCATTACGAGTGATGGCTCGGGCGGCACGGTCCGCTCACTGGTCGCAACCCGATCCAGCGGCTACGATCGGCGTCGAGGCTCGGGTGCTCCTCGAAGTGCGGTGATCCGGGTCGCCAGGCGAGGGATTGCGAAGGGAAAGGGTGTTATGGTCATGCACGATCAGATCGTCTGCCTGAGCATTGCCGGGAGCGACCCGAGCGGCGGAGCAGGCATTCAGGCCGATTTGAAGACCTTCGCCGCGCTGGGCGTTTATGGCGCCGCGGCCATTACCGCCCTGACGGCTCAGAACACGACCGGCGTGCAGGGGGTCGACTTGATTGATCCGGCCTTCGTGGCCCAGCAGGCCGAGTCGGTCTTCGATGATCTGCCGGTGGCGGCCGTAAAGACGGGGATGCTCGGAACGGTGGCCATCATCGACGCCGTGGCCGATGTGATCGAGATGGCCCGCGACCGCTTCCCCACGCTTCTCGTGGTGGTCGATCCCGTCATGGTCGCGCGCGGGGGCGATCCCTTGCTCGACCCCCAGGCGGTTATGCGACTGCGCGATCGGCTCCTTCCGCTGGCGAACCTGGTGACGCCGAACCGCCACGAGGCAAGTCTCCTGACCGGCTCCGGCCCGATCGAAACGGCCGAGGACCTCAGGCGGGTGGCCACTTCTCTGTTCGAGCTGGTCGATCGCCGGCCGGTGCTGGTCAAGGGGGGCCAGGTCCTCCGCGGGGCGCTCGACCTCCTGATCGACGCCAATGGATCGGAGTTCCCTTTGACCATCGCCGGGGCACCGATCACCACCCGATCCACGCACGGCTCCGGCTGCACCCTGGCGGCGGCGATCACGGCCTTGTTGGCCCGGGGGCACTCGCTCCGAGACGCCTGCTCGGCGGCCAAGCAGTTCGTCTTCGGCGCGATCGAGCACGCGCCGCGGCTGGGCCGGGGGCACGGCCCGCTCAACCACCTCTGGCTCAGTCGGATCGAGGAGCAGGCCGGCGGTCGGACGTCGTACGAGGGGGGATGA
- a CDS encoding D-Ala-D-Ala carboxypeptidase family metallohydrolase, whose amino-acid sequence MASLTTIDFEGLAYNTADAVVDDQFRALGADFNRTAEVLRLPETLSPLYPPRSGSQVIQGGAAAIQIDAVGLTWSRVGGYVTGNENVTMTAYNSDGAVLGRSTTGGANYVGVGTPNHQLEVAAPGIAWVQIMPSGAFVLDDFYFETEPFEISYLSTNTFIATDEIILHAKVEGARAGTQVLWSVQGMDAAANVGGFPTNVVTTADADGVARFGFTPATNQSLVNDRRTNWTRGSRRANPPMSFEVTAKLTIDGSDFAETSLSDANLGALTQDETDRLRQEYFDYNIPVPRRSEVVASLGPGFNRGNYGVQLSVGLDTRYRAILAAYRGRPVTVNINGQSYRTAIPASAPVTISSGYRNPQRNRAIGSRYPDSKHTRGRALDLVPSLVQVVVLVNGSPMRVTLPLHQVLYPALYAAASSQGTAIAEQGARPVPVGDPRENHIHVQW is encoded by the coding sequence ATGGCTTCCCTGACGACCATCGATTTCGAGGGCCTGGCCTACAATACGGCCGATGCGGTGGTCGACGATCAATTCCGGGCGCTCGGCGCGGACTTCAACCGCACCGCGGAGGTCTTGAGGCTGCCCGAGACCCTGAGTCCGCTCTATCCTCCTCGCTCCGGCTCCCAGGTCATCCAGGGGGGAGCCGCTGCGATCCAGATCGATGCCGTGGGGTTGACCTGGTCGCGGGTCGGTGGCTACGTAACGGGCAATGAAAACGTCACGATGACTGCATATAACTCCGATGGGGCCGTCCTGGGGCGCTCCACAACCGGCGGGGCCAATTACGTCGGCGTGGGCACGCCGAATCACCAGCTCGAAGTCGCGGCGCCGGGGATTGCCTGGGTGCAGATCATGCCGAGCGGTGCGTTCGTCCTCGACGACTTCTATTTCGAGACAGAGCCGTTCGAGATCAGCTATCTGAGCACCAACACGTTCATCGCGACGGACGAGATCATCCTCCATGCCAAGGTGGAAGGGGCCCGGGCCGGCACGCAGGTGCTGTGGAGTGTCCAGGGCATGGACGCCGCCGCCAACGTCGGGGGGTTCCCGACGAACGTGGTGACCACGGCCGATGCGGACGGAGTCGCCAGGTTTGGGTTCACGCCGGCGACGAACCAGAGCTTGGTGAACGACCGCCGCACGAATTGGACCAGGGGGAGCCGCAGGGCCAACCCCCCCATGAGCTTCGAAGTGACCGCTAAGCTCACCATCGACGGCTCGGATTTCGCCGAAACCAGCCTCTCGGACGCCAATCTCGGTGCGCTGACGCAGGACGAGACCGACCGACTCCGTCAGGAGTATTTCGATTACAACATCCCCGTCCCGAGACGAAGTGAGGTGGTGGCTTCGCTCGGACCTGGGTTCAATCGCGGGAATTACGGCGTTCAGCTCTCCGTGGGCCTGGACACGCGCTATCGCGCGATCCTCGCGGCTTACCGGGGCCGCCCGGTCACGGTCAACATCAACGGCCAATCCTACAGGACGGCGATCCCGGCGAGCGCCCCCGTCACGATCAGCAGCGGCTACCGCAACCCTCAGCGGAACAGGGCGATCGGGAGCCGATACCCGGATAGCAAGCACACGCGAGGCCGGGCGCTCGACCTCGTCCCCAGCCTGGTCCAGGTCGTCGTCCTGGTCAACGGCTCCCCGATGAGGGTGACGCTGCCCCTGCACCAGGTCCTGTACCCCGCCCTGTATGCAGCGGCCTCCTCGCAGGGGACGGCGATCGCCGAGCAGGGGGCGAGGCCGGTCCCTGTTGGGGACCCGCGTGAGAACCATATCCACGTCCAGTGGTAA
- a CDS encoding PEP-CTERM sorting domain-containing protein produces the protein MATRLVILAASLLVFVVPTARADFMARLEVVQSGSIYTYTLSNDEPSTSPNFISLFHLSVDAPISILETPDGWDFITDYATYVDWFNSDAESPYPDDIGPGESLTFVLMSVATTAEELPFTASSWDHVADSGGPSHSGLILAPSARVVPEPGSLLLAGIGLMGLGVLAAERCRRGGRGRVDHG, from the coding sequence TTGGCCACACGATTGGTGATTCTGGCGGCATCGCTCCTCGTCTTCGTCGTCCCGACTGCGCGCGCTGACTTCATGGCGCGTCTCGAGGTCGTCCAGTCCGGCTCGATCTACACGTATACGCTCTCCAACGACGAGCCCTCGACGAGCCCGAACTTCATCAGCCTGTTCCACCTGAGCGTCGACGCCCCCATCTCCATCCTTGAGACGCCCGATGGGTGGGACTTCATCACGGATTATGCAACCTATGTCGACTGGTTCAACTCAGATGCCGAGTCGCCCTACCCGGATGACATCGGGCCGGGAGAATCCCTGACCTTCGTGCTCATGAGCGTGGCGACGACGGCGGAGGAGCTCCCCTTTACGGCGAGCTCCTGGGATCATGTCGCCGATTCAGGAGGACCAAGTCACAGCGGGCTAATTCTTGCGCCATCCGCCCGGGTCGTTCCTGAACCGGGCAGTCTCCTGCTGGCCGGCATCGGGTTGATGGGGCTGGGTGTCCTCGCCGCTGAGCGGTGTCGGCGGGGTGGCCGGGGTCGTGTCGACCACGGGTGA
- a CDS encoding sulfatase family protein, with protein sequence MIRLRVPPLLLLLLLGVATLAPAAELPKRPNIILCMADDQGFGDVGYNGDPIPHTPNLDAMAAVGLRLDRFNTAAPVCSPTRGSVLTGRHPVRFGCFSWGFELRPEEITVAELLQDAGYATGHFGKWHLGSVRPEGANNPGSSGFETWLSAPNFFENDPILSRGGTAVPLEGESSMVTVEAALDFIDEATAADRPFLAVVWFGSPHTPHEATPETRGPYDDLELTERLKNYYGEITGIDAAMARLRASLRERGIADQTLVWYTSDNGPQNNGPGSTGGLRGRKGQLWEGGLRVPTILEWPEAIPEGRISDLPSGTVDILPTVIELAGVSYPERDRPIDGVSLAPLIAGEMESRPRPMGFWDPPSPGRRTPSAEIMAAHLAAQQAGEPLPEELPPVPTEPADQLIATFESDQELPGHAAWIDGRWKLHRIPRQDGAISVFLYDLEADPTESQDLADDHPDRVATMSEALADWQASVVRSLRGDDDTGQ encoded by the coding sequence ATGATCCGATTGCGAGTCCCCCCCCTGCTCTTGCTCCTGCTCCTGGGTGTCGCGACGCTGGCCCCGGCGGCCGAGCTGCCCAAACGGCCGAATATCATCCTGTGCATGGCGGATGATCAGGGGTTCGGCGATGTCGGTTACAACGGCGACCCGATCCCGCACACGCCAAACCTCGATGCGATGGCCGCCGTCGGCCTGCGGCTCGATCGGTTCAACACGGCCGCGCCGGTCTGCTCGCCGACGAGAGGGAGCGTCTTGACGGGCCGGCATCCGGTCCGATTCGGCTGCTTTTCCTGGGGATTCGAGCTGAGGCCCGAGGAGATCACCGTGGCCGAGCTGCTACAAGACGCCGGCTACGCCACCGGGCACTTCGGCAAGTGGCACCTCGGCTCGGTCCGGCCCGAGGGGGCCAACAACCCCGGATCGAGCGGGTTCGAGACGTGGCTGTCGGCCCCGAACTTCTTCGAGAATGACCCGATCCTCAGCCGAGGAGGGACGGCGGTCCCGCTCGAAGGGGAGAGCTCGATGGTGACGGTCGAGGCCGCGCTCGACTTCATCGACGAGGCGACCGCCGCCGATCGCCCCTTCCTGGCGGTCGTCTGGTTCGGCTCGCCGCACACCCCCCATGAGGCGACCCCCGAGACGAGGGGGCCGTACGACGACCTCGAACTGACCGAACGGCTCAAGAACTACTACGGCGAGATCACCGGCATCGACGCCGCGATGGCCCGCCTGCGGGCGAGCCTCCGCGAGCGCGGGATCGCCGATCAAACCCTCGTCTGGTACACCAGCGACAACGGCCCCCAAAACAACGGGCCCGGCTCGACCGGCGGACTGCGAGGCCGCAAGGGCCAGCTCTGGGAAGGGGGCCTCCGCGTGCCGACGATCCTGGAATGGCCCGAGGCGATCCCCGAGGGACGCATCAGCGATTTGCCAAGTGGGACGGTCGACATCCTGCCCACCGTGATCGAGCTGGCCGGCGTCTCCTACCCTGAGCGCGATCGGCCGATCGACGGGGTGAGCCTGGCCCCGTTGATCGCCGGGGAGATGGAATCGCGACCCCGGCCGATGGGCTTCTGGGACCCTCCCAGCCCAGGCCGACGCACCCCGAGCGCCGAGATCATGGCTGCCCACCTCGCCGCCCAGCAGGCGGGCGAGCCCTTGCCCGAGGAACTGCCCCCGGTGCCGACCGAACCGGCCGATCAACTGATCGCCACCTTCGAATCAGACCAGGAACTTCCCGGCCACGCCGCCTGGATCGACGGCCGATGGAAGCTGCACCGGATTCCCAGGCAAGACGGCGCGATCAGCGTCTTCCTCTACGACCTTGAGGCCGACCCGACCGAATCCCAGGATCTTGCCGACGACCACCCCGACCGCGTTGCCACGATGAGCGAGGCTCTGGCCGACTGGCAAGCCTCGGTCGTCCGGAGCCTGCGCGGCGACGATGACACGGGCCAGTGA
- the ppk2 gene encoding polyphosphate kinase 2, whose protein sequence is MSKGKPKKDGTASAAESKADRNARYERELERLQVELSHLQRWVKSTGARIILVFEGRDAAGKGGTIRRIVERVSPRVFRVVALPAPSDREKTQVFAQRYMQHLPSGGEVVIFDRSWYNRAGVERVMGFATDEQIERFLHEVPMFEQYLVRDGIILLKYFLTVSQDEQRKRFKRRIGDPVRQWKLSPMDIASYQRWWRYTEAYEEMLRRTDHPAAPWWIVPSDDKKAARINCISHLLSQIPYETIPFDAPQLGERDARPEGIPDTEVEGRRVVPSAF, encoded by the coding sequence GTGTCCAAGGGGAAACCGAAGAAGGACGGCACGGCTTCGGCCGCCGAGTCGAAGGCCGATCGCAACGCCCGCTATGAACGGGAGCTGGAGCGGCTTCAGGTCGAACTTTCCCATCTGCAACGCTGGGTCAAATCGACGGGAGCCCGAATCATCCTCGTATTTGAAGGCCGAGACGCCGCCGGCAAAGGGGGAACGATTCGCAGGATCGTCGAGCGTGTCAGTCCTCGGGTCTTCCGCGTGGTGGCCTTGCCGGCGCCGTCGGATCGCGAGAAAACGCAGGTTTTCGCTCAGCGCTACATGCAGCATCTTCCCTCGGGAGGCGAGGTCGTGATCTTCGACCGAAGCTGGTACAACCGTGCCGGGGTCGAGCGGGTGATGGGCTTCGCCACCGACGAACAAATCGAGCGATTTCTGCACGAGGTACCGATGTTCGAGCAATACCTCGTGAGAGACGGCATCATCCTGCTGAAATACTTCCTCACCGTCAGCCAGGACGAGCAACGCAAACGCTTCAAGCGGCGCATCGGCGACCCGGTCCGCCAGTGGAAGCTCAGTCCGATGGACATCGCATCGTATCAGCGCTGGTGGCGCTACACCGAGGCGTACGAGGAGATGCTCCGCCGGACCGATCACCCCGCCGCCCCCTGGTGGATCGTTCCCTCCGACGATAAGAAGGCCGCACGGATCAACTGTATTTCACATCTGCTTTCCCAGATTCCTTACGAGACGATTCCCTTTGATGCTCCCCAGCTCGGCGAGCGCGACGCTCGACCGGAAGGGATTCCCGACACCGAGGTTGAGGGCCGCCGTGTCGTTCCTTCCGCCTTCTGA